In Phormidium yuhuli AB48, one genomic interval encodes:
- a CDS encoding protein kinase domain-containing protein: MASSLLNNRYQILETLGQGGFGSTYLAEDTHLPSRRRCVIKQLKLMAQTEAKQTIIRERFEREAAVLETLGQQQPQIPELHAYFCEAGEFYLVQEWIQGETLTQHVQRHGLWDSVTVQHLLQQILPVLDYVHGCYIIHRDIKPDNIILRVPDGLPVLIDFGAVKEAVQSDSDLPTMSSVVIGTPGFMASEQAAGRPTYSSDLYSLALTSLFLLSGKSPQDIPSDPSSGDLKWREVLAEVGVSLPQSLLSVFDRALSFHPRDRFATASQMLAALSTEGVPSQLQTMVVAPAAPSQVVTHMTPARLSPSPAKSQLSGLSSSKLGELAAPSRGVLMGGFLVTGLLLGTLTLGWELHQSRNLDDPTSAGSRRSNQEISPEETQRNDSQPTVPSTRPEDGSAAPPPAPVPEENPLPQEDPELLEEKPIDDEADESPEESLENPEEPQDNPNLDLPPDIIPDSGELELEQESTDPPAPLPHSQDRSLEVSPVFDSTVPPLESESPEKQFLPSSPNNILGQEKLNLFEGDRTTDEQ; encoded by the coding sequence ATGGCTTCGTCGCTTCTCAACAACCGATACCAAATTCTGGAAACCCTAGGACAGGGAGGATTTGGGTCAACCTATCTTGCTGAAGATACCCATCTACCCTCCCGTCGTCGCTGTGTCATCAAACAACTCAAACTGATGGCCCAGACGGAGGCCAAACAGACCATCATTCGGGAGCGATTTGAGCGAGAAGCGGCCGTTTTAGAAACCCTCGGTCAACAACAGCCTCAAATCCCTGAACTGCACGCCTACTTTTGTGAAGCGGGGGAATTTTACCTCGTTCAAGAATGGATTCAAGGAGAAACCCTGACGCAGCACGTCCAACGTCACGGTCTTTGGGACTCAGTTACTGTTCAACATCTACTGCAACAAATCCTGCCGGTGTTGGACTATGTTCATGGCTGTTACATCATCCACCGGGATATCAAACCCGACAATATCATTTTACGGGTCCCCGATGGCTTGCCCGTACTGATTGACTTCGGTGCAGTCAAAGAAGCCGTTCAGAGTGACAGTGACCTACCCACCATGTCCTCGGTCGTGATTGGGACTCCAGGCTTTATGGCCAGTGAACAAGCCGCCGGACGACCCACCTACAGCAGCGACCTCTATAGTCTTGCCCTAACTAGCCTATTTCTGCTCTCGGGTAAATCCCCCCAGGATATCCCCAGTGACCCCAGCAGCGGCGATCTGAAATGGCGTGAGGTCCTAGCTGAGGTAGGAGTCAGCCTTCCCCAGTCCTTACTGAGCGTCTTCGATCGCGCCCTCAGTTTCCATCCCCGCGATCGCTTCGCCACAGCCTCTCAGATGCTGGCAGCACTCTCGACTGAAGGAGTGCCATCCCAGTTACAAACCATGGTCGTTGCTCCAGCGGCCCCCAGTCAAGTGGTCACTCACATGACCCCAGCCCGATTATCCCCTTCACCGGCCAAATCCCAATTATCAGGACTATCCTCGTCGAAGTTAGGCGAATTGGCTGCACCCTCCAGAGGTGTTCTAATGGGGGGATTTCTGGTGACAGGACTGCTCCTGGGAACACTGACCCTGGGGTGGGAGTTACATCAATCTCGGAACCTGGACGACCCCACCTCAGCCGGCTCTAGACGCTCCAATCAAGAGATTTCCCCAGAGGAGACTCAGCGGAATGATAGCCAGCCAACCGTACCCTCCACCCGCCCAGAAGACGGGTCTGCGGCCCCTCCACCTGCCCCCGTTCCCGAAGAAAATCCCTTACCGCAAGAGGATCCCGAGTTGCTGGAGGAAAAACCCATTGATGATGAGGCTGACGAGTCCCCGGAGGAGTCTTTAGAAAACCCTGAGGAGCCGCAAGACAACCCTAACCTCGATCTCCCCCCCGACATCATCCCAGACTCGGGCGAGTTAGAATTAGAGCAAGAGTCGACAGACCCCCCGGCCCCACTTCCCCATTCCCAAGACAGGAGTTTAGAAGTTTCTCCAGTCTTTGACAGCACTGTGCCTCCGTTGGAATCTGAGAGTCCAGAAAAACAGTTCCTCCCCTCCAGTCCGAACAACATTCTCGGACAGGAAAAACTTAACCTCTTTGAGGGCGATCGCACCACAGACGAACAGTAA
- a CDS encoding UPF0182 family protein: protein MKLIFQSLVIFAGVLFSLDLLAQLLGEVLWFEALGYFSVLLTRLQTQGLMWLTVVGVSLLACWGNLSLAERLKHTSKPLDPLSLQPTLDQKLQPQFFTPEGLTGPDSQKQSRAISLGTVLFIGSSLGSFLGILILYYSRLIQERWQPDWTVPNISPQSIERLNPLELLGTLLPITDYPLHWGGLILLPILLLWFPRTLLRGLAISLSLALGIILPSHWAQILQAFHPVSFQQADPLFDLDISFYIYQLPIWELIEFWTFGIASFSFVAVTLIYLLCDNTLSNGEFPGFSGAQQRHLQGIGSALMGVLALSNGLQRYGLLYSDDGAAYGASYADVTAKLPAYTALSWLAIAISILLLWQALSGTYPLFRRRRARRPFDSRRNSAPKTLIPPLYLILSGYALAALISTRALPELVQRAIVQPNELAREAPYLDRNIAYTRQSFDLNTIEVQSFNPTASLDEAALAANDLTIRNIRLWDTRPLLETNRQLQQIRLYYRFPNADIGRYSIPREVEEGVPQNLETRQVIVAARELDFDAVPSRAQTWINRHLVYTHGFGFTMSPVNTATPNGLPEYFVRGIAGGEDDQGLQTPIAPTDEDGFETPVAATDERIRQSIPIGSPRIYYGELTQNYIMTSTGVQEFDFPQGDENVYNVYDGDGGVTIGTGWRRWLYAIYLRDWRMLLTDDFRPETKLLFRRNIERRVRSIAPFLRYDHDPYLVVANLDEDSEEESPQGAATATGNTLYWILDAYTTSDRYPYADPGDHPFNYIRNSVKVVIDAYNGSVQFYIADDRDPIIQSYQEIFPDLFQPFSAMPAPLRPHIRYPIDFFEVQSERLLTYNMTDTQVFYNREDQWEVPTETYRGQQQTVEPYYLIMKLPGETSEEFILLHPFTPRRRANLIAWLAGRSDGENYGRLLLYQFPKQELIYGPGQIEARINQDPLISQQLSLWNRQGSQVIQGNLLVIPIDESLLYVEPLYLEAAQNALPTLVRVIVAYENQIVMAPNLDRAFEAIFEPERLPDRSIIRSVEGLFPGFADDIPDTAPLPEAQ, encoded by the coding sequence GTGAAACTTATTTTCCAGAGTCTGGTCATCTTCGCTGGAGTCCTCTTCAGCCTAGATTTGCTGGCACAACTTCTCGGAGAAGTCCTCTGGTTCGAGGCGTTGGGGTATTTCTCCGTCCTGCTGACTCGACTACAAACCCAGGGACTAATGTGGCTAACGGTCGTCGGCGTTAGCTTGCTGGCCTGTTGGGGCAACCTCAGCCTCGCCGAACGCTTAAAACATACCAGCAAACCCCTCGATCCCCTGTCCCTACAACCGACACTCGATCAAAAACTTCAGCCTCAATTCTTCACCCCAGAGGGTCTAACCGGCCCGGACTCCCAAAAACAAAGCCGCGCCATCAGCCTAGGAACCGTCCTATTCATTGGCAGCAGTTTGGGAAGCTTTCTCGGGATCCTCATCCTCTACTATAGCCGCCTCATTCAAGAGCGCTGGCAACCGGATTGGACGGTTCCCAACATCAGCCCCCAATCCATCGAACGCCTCAATCCCCTAGAACTCCTTGGAACCCTCCTCCCCATCACCGACTATCCCCTACATTGGGGGGGGCTAATTCTACTACCCATCCTACTCTTATGGTTTCCTCGAACCCTACTACGAGGCTTAGCCATCAGTTTAAGTCTGGCCCTGGGGATAATTTTGCCCTCCCATTGGGCCCAAATCCTACAGGCCTTTCATCCGGTTTCCTTTCAACAAGCCGATCCCCTCTTTGACCTAGATATCAGTTTCTATATCTATCAACTCCCCATTTGGGAACTCATCGAATTTTGGACCTTTGGCATCGCCAGTTTTTCCTTCGTTGCCGTCACCCTAATTTATCTCCTCTGCGACAACACCCTCAGCAATGGCGAGTTCCCCGGCTTCTCAGGGGCCCAACAACGACATCTCCAAGGGATTGGCAGTGCCTTAATGGGGGTTTTAGCCCTCAGTAACGGCTTACAACGCTATGGCCTACTCTATTCCGACGATGGGGCCGCCTATGGGGCCAGTTATGCCGACGTCACCGCCAAACTGCCCGCCTATACCGCCCTCTCTTGGTTGGCGATCGCCATCTCCATCCTCCTCCTCTGGCAGGCCCTCTCAGGAACCTATCCCCTCTTCAGACGCCGTCGGGCCCGCCGTCCCTTCGACAGTCGCCGTAACAGCGCCCCAAAAACCCTCATCCCCCCCCTCTACCTCATTCTCAGCGGCTATGCCCTCGCCGCCCTCATCAGTACCCGCGCCCTCCCGGAACTCGTGCAACGGGCGATCGTCCAGCCCAACGAACTGGCCCGAGAAGCCCCCTATCTCGATCGCAACATCGCCTATACCCGCCAAAGCTTCGACCTCAACACCATCGAAGTCCAAAGCTTCAACCCCACCGCCAGCCTAGACGAAGCGGCCCTAGCGGCCAATGACCTGACCATCCGCAACATTCGCCTCTGGGATACCCGTCCCCTCCTAGAAACCAATCGTCAACTGCAACAAATCCGCCTCTACTACCGCTTCCCCAACGCCGATATCGGTCGTTACAGCATTCCCCGAGAGGTCGAGGAGGGAGTTCCCCAGAACCTAGAAACCCGTCAGGTGATTGTCGCCGCCCGGGAATTGGACTTTGACGCCGTCCCCAGCCGCGCTCAAACTTGGATTAATCGACATCTCGTCTACACCCACGGCTTCGGCTTCACCATGAGTCCCGTGAACACCGCTACCCCCAACGGCTTACCCGAATACTTCGTCCGGGGCATTGCCGGGGGTGAGGATGACCAGGGCCTGCAAACTCCCATCGCACCCACCGATGAAGACGGCTTTGAGACTCCCGTGGCCGCCACCGACGAACGCATCCGCCAAAGCATCCCCATTGGCTCACCGCGCATTTACTATGGCGAGTTAACCCAGAATTATATCATGACCAGTACAGGCGTTCAAGAATTTGACTTTCCTCAGGGAGATGAAAACGTCTATAACGTCTATGACGGCGATGGCGGTGTCACTATTGGCACCGGTTGGCGGCGTTGGCTGTACGCCATCTATTTACGGGATTGGCGTATGTTACTAACCGATGACTTTCGTCCCGAGACCAAACTCCTATTTCGCCGTAACATTGAGCGCCGCGTCCGGTCCATTGCCCCCTTCCTCCGCTACGACCATGATCCCTATCTCGTCGTTGCCAATCTTGACGAAGACTCGGAAGAGGAATCACCCCAAGGGGCCGCCACCGCCACCGGCAATACCCTCTACTGGATTCTCGATGCCTACACGACGAGCGATCGCTATCCCTACGCCGATCCCGGAGACCATCCCTTTAACTACATCCGTAACTCCGTCAAAGTGGTCATCGATGCCTATAACGGTTCGGTGCAGTTTTACATTGCCGATGACCGAGATCCCATCATCCAAAGTTACCAAGAAATCTTCCCCGACCTATTTCAACCCTTCAGTGCCATGCCGGCCCCGTTGCGGCCACATATCCGCTATCCCATTGATTTCTTCGAGGTTCAATCGGAACGACTCCTCACCTATAACATGACCGATACCCAGGTCTTTTATAACCGAGAAGACCAATGGGAAGTCCCGACGGAAACCTACCGTGGTCAACAACAAACCGTTGAACCCTACTACCTGATTATGAAGCTACCGGGGGAAACCAGCGAGGAATTTATCTTGCTGCACCCCTTCACCCCCAGGCGGCGGGCCAACCTCATCGCTTGGTTAGCCGGGCGATCAGACGGAGAAAATTATGGACGACTGTTGTTATATCAATTTCCCAAACAGGAGTTAATCTACGGTCCCGGACAAATCGAAGCCCGCATCAATCAAGATCCCCTCATTTCCCAGCAACTCTCCCTCTGGAACCGTCAGGGATCGCAAGTCATTCAGGGCAACCTCCTGGTCATTCCCATTGACGAGTCCTTGCTCTATGTGGAACCGTTATACCTAGAAGCCGCACAGAACGCCCTCCCCACCCTCGTGCGAGTGATTGTGGCCTACGAAAATCAGATTGTCATGGCCCCCAATCTCGATCGCGCCTTCGAAGCCATCTTTGAACCCGAACGCCTCCCCGATCGCAGTATCATCCGTTCCGTCGAAGGCCTCTTCCCCGGCTTCGCCGATGACATCCCCGACACCGCCCCCCTCCCAGAAGCCCAGTAA
- a CDS encoding rhomboid family intramembrane serine protease: protein MTFDRLVLWIVYFSTLVFVWRSLASRPRQWGWAIVCGVIFSLSLGLSFISITWAARVGGGLWLLMVLLPILGLRQINQWLKYDHYRRAALLARLLTWLHPADGWGDRVIPLRALALAQRGQTVQAVQSLKPHQTPKSRIYRVAIALEFLILRQWQPFITWVQSYQEGQIPLNFALYHLRALGETGQVNLMLREFVALSRRLNDLGEFERLSLARLYVFAFCGDSDSVSQLFKRELRDYPQVKQQFWQATADWYGGRSPLAEKSFQDLLKTRHHLLKQDIRHRLETPLDLTQQPLDSLSRHILDQLNITLQEERRYGTPISAPPAFATWGLIALNLLAFYIATRLGGSQNVWVLYRLGALVPSHVLAGEWWRLVTSTFLHFGIPHLSMNLFGLYILGKFLESRLGLIRFLLVYLISGIGSMGFITFLALQFGNEQFVVGASGAVMGLIGAIAALFWQGWRQDKAEIARERLRSIVLIIVIQAVFDLSIPEICFLCHASGGVLGFLSGLLLLGKGTTESQRTQRKRR from the coding sequence ATGACCTTCGATCGCCTTGTGTTATGGATTGTCTACTTTTCAACTCTCGTCTTTGTCTGGCGATCGCTCGCCAGTCGGCCCAGACAATGGGGCTGGGCGATTGTCTGTGGCGTAATTTTTAGTCTTTCTCTGGGATTATCCTTTATTTCCATCACCTGGGCGGCGAGGGTGGGGGGAGGCCTCTGGCTGCTAATGGTATTACTGCCAATTTTGGGCCTACGTCAGATTAACCAATGGCTCAAATATGACCACTACCGGCGAGCGGCCCTGCTGGCCCGACTGTTGACATGGTTGCATCCGGCCGATGGTTGGGGCGATCGCGTGATTCCCTTACGGGCCCTGGCTTTAGCCCAACGGGGTCAAACCGTCCAGGCGGTGCAATCTCTCAAGCCTCATCAAACGCCCAAATCTCGGATTTACCGGGTGGCGATCGCCCTGGAGTTTCTCATCCTACGTCAATGGCAGCCGTTTATTACCTGGGTTCAGAGTTATCAGGAGGGGCAGATTCCCCTCAATTTTGCCCTTTACCACCTACGGGCCTTGGGAGAAACCGGTCAAGTCAATCTCATGTTACGGGAGTTTGTCGCCCTCAGTCGCCGTCTCAACGATTTAGGAGAGTTTGAGCGTTTGAGTTTAGCCCGACTCTATGTGTTCGCCTTTTGTGGTGATTCTGATTCTGTGTCGCAGTTATTTAAGCGAGAACTGCGAGATTATCCCCAAGTGAAACAACAATTTTGGCAGGCTACCGCTGATTGGTATGGAGGGCGATCGCCTCTAGCTGAAAAATCCTTTCAGGACTTACTCAAAACCCGCCATCATCTCCTCAAACAAGACATTCGCCACCGCTTAGAAACCCCCCTTGATCTCACTCAACAACCGCTCGACAGTCTCTCACGCCATATCCTAGACCAATTAAACATCACACTCCAGGAAGAGCGACGCTATGGGACCCCCATATCTGCCCCTCCCGCCTTTGCAACCTGGGGCTTAATTGCCTTAAATCTTCTAGCCTTTTACATCGCCACTCGTCTCGGGGGAAGTCAAAATGTTTGGGTTTTATATCGTCTCGGGGCCCTAGTCCCCAGTCACGTCTTAGCCGGGGAATGGTGGCGGTTAGTCACCTCAACGTTTCTCCATTTTGGCATCCCCCACTTGTCCATGAATCTGTTTGGACTCTATATTCTGGGCAAGTTTCTCGAATCCCGTCTCGGTCTGATTCGCTTCTTACTGGTGTACCTCATTAGCGGTATTGGCTCGATGGGATTTATCACTTTTCTCGCCCTACAATTCGGTAATGAGCAATTTGTGGTTGGGGCCTCGGGGGCAGTTATGGGCTTAATTGGGGCGATCGCGGCTCTCTTTTGGCAAGGTTGGCGACAGGATAAGGCGGAAATTGCTCGGGAACGATTACGTTCAATTGTCCTAATTATCGTCATTCAAGCGGTCTTTGACCTCTCTATTCCGGAAATCTGCTTTCTCTGTCACGCCTCCGGGGGAGTCCTGGGCTTTCTCTCGGGATTACTTCTCTTGGGCAAGGGAACCACAGAGTCACAGAGGACACAGAGGAAGAGGCGTTAA
- a CDS encoding ABC transporter ATP-binding protein, with protein MTPTVYIENLKKTYGDVTAIEDVSFSIESGEIFGLLGPNGAGKTTTIRCLCTLSNPDSGRIEVSGVSAIERPRVVRRLLGYVAQEVALDKVLTGRELLRLQAALYHLPKGEIEGRIESVLGMLGLMEYGDRKTGTYSGGIRKRLDLAAGLLHQPDLLVLDEPTVGLDIESRVAVWDFLRQLRERGTTILLTSHYLEEVDALADRVAILDRGRVIDVGTPSGLKDKVGGDRITLRIREFAPLDEAHRVQAMLQELPFVREAIVNEAQGNSLNLVVDSQEDALTQVQQMLQGQGIPIFGIAQSRPSLDDVYLAATGRTLLDAEIAAAGRRDLKKEKKRQMAGN; from the coding sequence ATGACACCGACTGTTTATATTGAAAATCTCAAGAAAACCTATGGCGATGTCACCGCCATTGAGGATGTCTCCTTCTCTATTGAGTCGGGGGAGATTTTTGGCTTACTTGGACCAAATGGGGCGGGCAAAACCACCACGATTCGCTGTCTCTGTACTCTCTCGAATCCTGATTCGGGGCGGATTGAGGTCTCTGGGGTGTCGGCGATTGAGCGGCCTCGGGTGGTGCGTCGTTTGCTGGGCTATGTGGCTCAGGAGGTGGCGTTGGATAAGGTGTTGACGGGACGGGAGTTGTTGCGGTTACAGGCGGCGTTGTATCACTTGCCGAAAGGGGAGATTGAGGGGCGGATTGAGTCGGTGTTAGGGATGTTGGGGTTGATGGAGTACGGCGATCGCAAAACGGGAACCTACTCGGGAGGAATCCGCAAACGTCTGGATTTGGCGGCTGGGTTACTGCATCAGCCGGATTTGTTGGTGTTGGATGAACCGACGGTGGGGTTGGATATTGAAAGCCGAGTGGCGGTTTGGGACTTTTTACGCCAGTTACGGGAACGGGGAACGACGATTCTCTTGACGAGCCATTATTTGGAAGAGGTGGATGCGTTGGCTGATCGTGTGGCGATTCTCGATCGCGGCCGGGTGATTGATGTGGGCACTCCTTCTGGGTTGAAGGATAAGGTTGGGGGCGATCGCATTACCCTACGGATTCGCGAGTTTGCTCCCCTGGATGAGGCTCATCGGGTTCAGGCGATGTTGCAGGAGCTTCCTTTTGTTCGTGAGGCGATCGTCAATGAGGCTCAGGGCAATTCTCTCAATTTGGTGGTCGATTCTCAAGAGGATGCGTTAACTCAAGTTCAGCAAATGCTCCAAGGCCAAGGTATACCGATTTTTGGGATTGCTCAATCTCGCCCCAGTTTGGATGATGTCTATCTGGCGGCTACGGGACGCACTCTCTTGGATGCGGAAATTGCGGCGGCGGGACGTCGAGACTTGAAGAAGGAGAAGAAACGTCAGATGGCGGGGAATTGA
- a CDS encoding sterol desaturase family protein — MENEPLIRLGCFFGILALMGLWEAIAPRRQLQQSKWQRWFSNLGIVVLNTLLLRAIFPLAAVGVAAIAQDQGWGLFNILSRPAWQGILLSILALDFVIYLQHVMFHALPTLWRLHKVHHADLDFDVTTGLRFHPLEILLSLAIKLVAIVLLGAPVVAVILFEIILNGTAMFNHGNVRLPKGLDRLLRFLVVTPDMHRVHHSVIPSETNSNFGFNLPWWDYLLGTYQAQPAASHDGMTIGLGEYQGKPEVGQLPWMLLLPFEKGIGEESIRR; from the coding sequence ATGGAGAACGAACCCCTAATCCGCCTCGGCTGTTTCTTCGGGATTTTAGCCCTGATGGGACTGTGGGAGGCGATCGCCCCCCGGCGTCAGCTTCAGCAATCCAAATGGCAACGCTGGTTCAGTAACCTAGGAATCGTCGTACTCAATACCCTACTGTTACGAGCCATCTTCCCCCTAGCCGCCGTTGGCGTAGCGGCGATCGCCCAGGACCAAGGCTGGGGACTATTTAACATCCTCTCCCGTCCCGCCTGGCAAGGGATTCTCCTGTCCATCTTGGCCTTAGACTTCGTCATCTACCTGCAACATGTCATGTTTCACGCCCTCCCCACCCTCTGGCGATTACATAAAGTCCATCACGCCGATTTAGATTTCGATGTCACCACGGGCCTACGCTTTCATCCCCTAGAAATCCTCCTCTCCCTGGCCATCAAACTTGTCGCCATTGTCCTCCTGGGGGCCCCAGTGGTGGCGGTGATTCTCTTCGAGATTATCCTCAATGGAACGGCGATGTTCAATCATGGCAATGTCCGTCTCCCCAAGGGACTCGATCGCCTCTTACGGTTCCTAGTCGTCACCCCCGATATGCACCGCGTCCACCACTCCGTTATCCCCAGTGAAACCAACAGCAATTTTGGCTTTAATCTCCCCTGGTGGGACTATCTCCTGGGAACCTATCAAGCCCAACCCGCCGCAAGTCATGATGGCATGACCATTGGTTTAGGGGAGTATCAGGGGAAACCTGAGGTGGGACAATTGCCTTGGATGTTGCTGTTGCCGTTTGAGAAGGGAATAGGGGAAGAAAGCATTAGGAGGTAG
- a CDS encoding FAD-dependent oxidoreductase: MAHSSWTVWLSAIALGLSGCGGLGLSNPDITMTDSPTEATPSPVPPEVHRYDVIVYGDELPGVCAAIWAKRTLGEGANVALVRPEEADAMVGGLLTRGGLAYLDFDKTPRWYAQPFSDCFLEFLDEANVGESCVHPVRADEGMRRMLDNAGVSLISDARLEPVVENGRIEYANVIGQNKRLEANSFIDTTQQAELAIAAGQPYYRGYESQAEELAQSTLGTSIVPIIKGLTIEELRQIEATFHDDPNWVAQIEESIYSRNDAAGSQFWMSGFGFPLYQSYRDGYYFRSIAIGAAYHIDRDQPFSLQGFFWDKANVCELDERSLSWNGFLFKYDVDTIREIEANRFQPTSEMMEELVEVEAWLREYSGNPNVEVILPPEIYVRHSVSVRDVVSPLSGRDIMAGGTPVEDSIATFSYDFDFRGGVDGLSMRVPPLPQYNFGIEHGLSRSIENLAIAGRSSGYEGIAVSVGRINTKNVYHGQGLGVAAALAQQQGVPLNQITSREVRDEWDQMTERTTELRGRVTADTTEYSEAR, translated from the coding sequence ATGGCTCACTCTTCCTGGACTGTTTGGCTTAGTGCGATCGCCCTCGGTTTAAGTGGTTGTGGCGGCCTCGGCTTGAGCAACCCCGACATCACCATGACCGACTCCCCAACCGAAGCCACTCCCAGCCCCGTTCCCCCCGAAGTTCACCGCTACGATGTCATTGTCTATGGCGATGAACTTCCCGGAGTCTGTGCGGCCATTTGGGCTAAACGCACCTTGGGAGAGGGGGCGAATGTGGCCCTAGTCCGGCCTGAAGAGGCCGACGCGATGGTGGGAGGGTTACTGACACGGGGCGGCTTAGCCTATCTGGACTTTGATAAAACCCCCCGCTGGTATGCTCAACCTTTTAGTGACTGTTTCTTAGAGTTTCTCGACGAAGCCAATGTAGGGGAATCCTGTGTCCATCCAGTGCGGGCTGATGAAGGGATGCGGCGGATGCTGGATAATGCCGGTGTGTCCTTGATTTCTGATGCCCGTTTAGAGCCAGTGGTTGAGAATGGACGGATTGAGTATGCCAATGTCATCGGTCAAAACAAACGCCTGGAAGCCAATTCATTCATAGATACCACGCAACAGGCCGAGTTGGCGATCGCCGCCGGACAGCCCTACTATCGTGGCTACGAATCCCAAGCTGAGGAGTTAGCCCAATCTACCTTAGGGACTTCCATTGTGCCGATTATCAAGGGGTTAACCATTGAGGAATTACGGCAAATCGAGGCAACCTTCCATGATGACCCCAACTGGGTGGCTCAAATTGAAGAGAGTATTTACAGCCGCAACGATGCAGCTGGGTCTCAATTTTGGATGTCCGGTTTTGGCTTCCCCCTCTATCAATCCTATCGAGACGGCTATTATTTCCGCAGCATCGCCATAGGAGCCGCCTATCACATCGATCGCGATCAACCCTTCTCCCTTCAGGGCTTTTTCTGGGATAAAGCCAATGTCTGCGAACTGGACGAGCGATCGCTCTCTTGGAATGGCTTTCTCTTCAAATATGATGTGGATACCATTCGCGAGATAGAAGCCAACCGCTTCCAACCTACTTCAGAGATGATGGAAGAACTCGTCGAGGTAGAAGCCTGGTTACGGGAGTATTCCGGGAATCCCAATGTGGAGGTGATTCTCCCCCCAGAAATCTATGTTCGCCATAGTGTCAGTGTTCGGGATGTGGTGTCCCCCCTCTCGGGCCGAGACATTATGGCTGGAGGAACCCCCGTCGAAGACTCCATCGCCACCTTCTCCTATGACTTCGACTTTCGCGGTGGCGTGGATGGCCTCTCGATGCGAGTGCCACCCCTGCCCCAATATAATTTTGGCATTGAACATGGCCTATCCCGGTCCATTGAGAATTTAGCGATCGCCGGACGTTCCAGCGGCTACGAAGGGATTGCTGTTTCCGTAGGACGCATCAACACCAAGAACGTGTATCACGGTCAAGGATTAGGTGTCGCCGCCGCCCTAGCCCAACAACAAGGAGTCCCCCTCAACCAAATCACGTCTCGCGAAGTCCGAGACGAGTGGGATCAGATGACCGAACGCACCACCGAACTCCGAGGACGAGTCACCGCCGACACCACCGAATACAGCGAAGCCCGCTAA